In the Parashewanella tropica genome, TCTGCTTTATATTCGTGAACTTCTTTACAATTATTTTCTGGAAAGTAATCAATCCACTTACCAACAATCTTATTAGTGATAATAGGGGAGGGCTTGGGATTATTTGAAGAGCCATTTTTATTGCCGCTGCTTCCACCTCCACCTCCGCAGCCTTGGAGTGCAATTGCCGAGATCAGAAAAACAGTGATTTTTAAGAGGGTTGATTTCATAGCGCAACATCCGATGTTTAGGAGTAGTGAGTACTATCTTACTCAAGAGCTCGTTTAGAAGAAAGTTAGATGTGCAATTTGAGTTACATACGATTGCAAAAGGTGGAATACCACATTAGTTAAGCAATCAGTATAGAGAAGATTTCATTTTTGTCGTGACCTCAACACCACCAACTCACGGAGATAGAGTTGAGGTGTGAGAATGAAATAACCCTATCGCTACTGTTAGTTTATTACACCCCATAAATTTCTTTTAATCTTGCAGCAATTTTTTCATGTGCAGCTTGTGGATATTGAGGATGATTAAAATGAAGGAAACCATTATCTTCTTTATTCTTTGGAGGATGTTTTAACGTTATGCGCATATTAGGAGCATCTGGGTGCGAAGCATAAGTGCTATTCATGCGAGCTGTATACCTAATTGCATCTTGGTGATTCAATGCTCTTTGAATGTGATCAGTAGTACGGTTGCCTCTTACCCACGAAATAGCTGTAGCAAACCAGTCACGAAGATTGAATCCTGTATTAACTCTAGCTGCTGTAAATTTTTGCTTTTTTAAGTCAAATTTGACTGTATATTCTTTGTCATTAGGCATTTTTATTCTGGTATTGCAATCTAGAGCGTTATTTCCACTCTGATGAATGTGATCAACTACGGCGAGTTGAACTTGTTGTAAGCTGATACCTGACATAACTATATCCCTTTATAATCAGTTTATGCTTTAAAATTAGTCTGTAAGCAGGTTTTAAGCTAGTTATGTGATCGAGTTTTAATTTTATGGGAATATAGGGTTAACCCATTTAAAAGTGGAGAGTTTACTTCTCTTTTGGTTTAGATGAAGAGTTGTAGGTTTTCATATTTTACGGACGACTTAACGTCGTAACTTTTTTGTATAAAAGGGGGAATTTTTTCCGCTTATAAGTTTATAGTCTTTTTTCTGATAAATTTCTTAATTACATCAGATACACTCAACATTGAATACGATTGCAAAAGGTTGGTTGTTTTTTCATCTAACGTTAACCTGATATGAGCTGTTACATAATTAGAACAAACAGACTCAGGAAATAATAATGAAAACAAACCTTCTGGCAGTAACCTTGCTCCTTTCAAGTTCTGCATCTTTTATGACTCAAGCTGACACCATCTTGCATGCGTTTAACTGGAAATACAGTGAAGTCAAAGAAAAAGCACAAGAAATCACTCAACTTGGGTATAAAAAAGTGTTGGTTTCTCCAGCTTATAAATCTACGGGGGACGCTTGGTGGGCACGCTATCAGCCACAAGATTATCGCGTGATTGATAATCCACTAGGTGATACCGATGATTTTAAGCAAATGATTGCAGCGCTCAAAGACAATGGCGTTGATACCTATGCTGATATCGTATTTAACCATATGGCGAATGAAGCCAGTCAACGATCCGACTTGAACTTTCCGGGTAGTAAAATCCTGTCTCAATATTCTCAGCAATCAGAAAAGTACCAATCGATTACTGTATTTGGCGATTTAAGCCAAAACTTATTTACTGCTTCAGATTTTCATCCAGCAGGTTGTATTGGTGACTATACCAATGTTTGGGAAGTGCAAAATAAGCGTTTGTGTGGCGGTAATGGCGACCCCGGTCTACCCGATTTAACGGATAACTCATGGGTAGTGAGTCAGCAACAAGCTTACTTAAAGGCACTGAAAACCATGGGCGTTAAAGGATTTCGTGTCGATGCAGCTAAGCATATGACCATGTCTCATATAAACAAGGTGTTTACGCCTGAGATCAAATCGGGAACTCATGTTTTTGGTGAAATCATCGCCAATGGTGGCAGAGGGCATGTAGATTACGACCGCTTTTTAGCGCCGTATTTACAACAGACTGATCATGGTGCTTACGATTTCCCACTGTTTAGCCAAATTCGTAAAGCGTTCGCATTTGGTGGCACCATGAAGCACCTTGTCGATCCTGGCGCATTTGGGCAAGCTTTACCGAATCACCGTGCCATTACCTTTAGCGTCACTCATGATATTCCGTTAAATACAGGGTTTCGCAATCAAATTTTAAATGAAACTGATGAAAAGCTCGCAAATGCTTACATCTTTGGTCGCGATGGTGGTGTGCCACTGGTTTATTCCGATCACAATGAAAGTAACGATAATGGTCGCTGGCAAGATTTATATAAACGCAGCGACATAAAGGGCATGATTAAGTTTCATAATGCGACTCAAGGTCGAGGGATGAAAGTCGTGAACTCTGATGATTGTTTCATACTGTTCAAGCGTGAACACCTTGGTGTTGTCGGAATAAACAAATGCGATCAAGGCAAAGACGTGTGGGTGAATACGGCGGTTGATAATTTGTATTGGCACCGTAACTATCGTGATACCTTATCGAATGATGTGCAGCGTGTTTCAAGCCAATGGCATAAATTCTATTTGCCGGCGAGAAGCGCAAGAATGTGGTTGATGGAATAATCCATACCGATGCCAACAATCTGAATCAAATAACTCACTGTTAGCTTGGTGAGTTATTTGATATATTTTGGCGGCATAATAATAATTCGGAAAGCTACAGCATGAAAGGGAAAGCCACTTCTCTCGACATTGCCCACCTTGCAGGTGTCTCTCAATCAACGGTTTCACGAGCGCTTAGAAATAGCCCTTTAGTAAAGAAAGAAACCATTGATGAGGTTAAGCGCATTGCCAAAGAACTGAATTATAAAGTAGATAAACATGCGAGCAGTCTTCGAACTCAAACCAGCAATACGCTAGCACTGCTAATTTTTGCCGATCCGACTTCTGATAACTCTCTGATCAATCCATTTTTCTTGTCGATGCTTGGCTCTATTACTCAAGCCACAGCAAAGAAAGAGTATGATTTACTGCTTTCATTTCAGCAGCATTCCGATGATTGGCATGCCGACTTTGAAGACAGCCATAAGGCTGATGGCATCATCCTATTAGGGTACGGTGATGCCGTTGCTTTTGAGCCGAAATTAAAACAGCTGGAAGAGCAGGGTACCCATTATGTTCGCTGGGGACCTCAACTGGCTGAGCATCCGTCTGTATGTTGTGACAATAAAGATGGCGGCTTTCAAGCAGCAACGCATTTACTTAATCAAGGCCATAAAAGAATTGCCTTTATTGGCGATGCTTCTGTGCATTGTCCTGAGTTTTTTGACCGTTACCAAGGTTATGCCGAAGCTTTGATTAAATCAGGGTTACCGATTGAGCCAAAACTCCAAGCGGATGCCATTTCAACAGAGCAATCAGGGTATGAAGCTACCCTAGCTTTGTTAGATAGTGGTCAAGAATTCACGGCATTATTTGGTGCTAGTGACTTAATTGCAATCGGTGCGATTAAAGCGTTAAAAGATCGAGGTAAGCATATTCCTACAGATGTGAGTGTGGTTGGTTTTGATGATATTCAAATTGCTCAGTTTATGAACCCACCATTGACCACAATTAGACAGGATACTCATAAAGCGGGTGAAATGCTGGTGGAAGTATTGATTGATAAGATTCAGGGCAATCAACAACAGCAAGTGATGCTGAGCCCTGAATTAGTAACTAGAAATTCATCTAAAAATATTTAAAAATTCATCATTGGTAAATGTAAGGCGCAATAGTACGAACGCCAACAGAAACATACATCCATGTATTGACGACCGTTACATCCTGTAACGGACGGTTGTCTTATCGTACCATTGCCCCTAGTTGAACTGTTGCATTAGAGTTGAGTCTTAGTCCCTAATCGCTGTTGCATTGAAGCTGTTAATGCTTTTATTAATGGCTTTGATGTAATCTCTGCATTGTAAAGAAGAACTTGAACACCGTGCGCTGGTACTGTGACTCTAGATTGAGTTTTAATATCAACCTTTTCACCTGTTACGGCATTTTCCCAGCGACCAGTTTGAATATTCTCAGGCATAGAGAAAGTCTGAGCCTTATCCCCTTTATTCAACATCACCAACGCCGTTTGGCTCACACCATCATGCTGATAAACACGATAAAAAACGGCTTTAGCACCTTTTAGTTCTTCAACAATCTGAAGTCCTTTCTGCAAGGCAATATTCTCTTTACGTACTTTGGCTATTTGCTTTAGTTGCTGAGCAATTTTATGCTTTTTGGCTTTTTGAATGTTGTTAACACCATAATAATTACGATTACCAAAATGTTCGCCTTTACCACGCATAAAGCCCATTTCACTGCCGTAGTAAACCACTGGGATACCACGAGAGGTAAACAATAGGTTGTGTGCATCAATAAAGCCGTTATCGTCAGCATTCATTCTCGGCATATCATGGTTATCATAAAAGGTGCTTAACTCATATGGGTTAGCGTAAGGCCCTTTAGTTAAATGCAATGCTGAGCTAAGCGCTTCAAAGCCTTTGCCATTGGCAAATACGTTATCCATGGCTTGCTTTAAAGGGAAATCTAATACACTCATGCCACCAAACTCTGGATAAGTGTATTTGGCAATTTGCTTAGCATCGTAAGAGTACACCTCGCCAAACATAAACAAGTTTGGATATTGAACACGAATGATTTTACTGAATTGCCCCCATACTTTAGCTGGAACGTGTTTTACCGTATCTAAACGCATGGCAGATGCGCCTTGTCCT is a window encoding:
- a CDS encoding alpha-amylase family protein, which gives rise to MKTNLLAVTLLLSSSASFMTQADTILHAFNWKYSEVKEKAQEITQLGYKKVLVSPAYKSTGDAWWARYQPQDYRVIDNPLGDTDDFKQMIAALKDNGVDTYADIVFNHMANEASQRSDLNFPGSKILSQYSQQSEKYQSITVFGDLSQNLFTASDFHPAGCIGDYTNVWEVQNKRLCGGNGDPGLPDLTDNSWVVSQQQAYLKALKTMGVKGFRVDAAKHMTMSHINKVFTPEIKSGTHVFGEIIANGGRGHVDYDRFLAPYLQQTDHGAYDFPLFSQIRKAFAFGGTMKHLVDPGAFGQALPNHRAITFSVTHDIPLNTGFRNQILNETDEKLANAYIFGRDGGVPLVYSDHNESNDNGRWQDLYKRSDIKGMIKFHNATQGRGMKVVNSDDCFILFKREHLGVVGINKCDQGKDVWVNTAVDNLYWHRNYRDTLSNDVQRVSSQWHKFYLPARSARMWLME
- a CDS encoding LacI family DNA-binding transcriptional regulator, translating into MKGKATSLDIAHLAGVSQSTVSRALRNSPLVKKETIDEVKRIAKELNYKVDKHASSLRTQTSNTLALLIFADPTSDNSLINPFFLSMLGSITQATAKKEYDLLLSFQQHSDDWHADFEDSHKADGIILLGYGDAVAFEPKLKQLEEQGTHYVRWGPQLAEHPSVCCDNKDGGFQAATHLLNQGHKRIAFIGDASVHCPEFFDRYQGYAEALIKSGLPIEPKLQADAISTEQSGYEATLALLDSGQEFTALFGASDLIAIGAIKALKDRGKHIPTDVSVVGFDDIQIAQFMNPPLTTIRQDTHKAGEMLVEVLIDKIQGNQQQQVMLSPELVTRNSSKNI
- a CDS encoding alpha-amylase family glycosyl hydrolase is translated as MKKLVLGLTIAASFSNVEAQDFYGTLHPFAKENVYFVITDRFVDGDKSNNYEHETGFNKPLNWPNGDKANVGYLGGDFKGLLSQADYISDLGFTSIWMTPIVKNPADAFTGGDEIKPTGFAMDRGKSGYHGYWGVNFYELDKHLPSKDLNFQQLNEKLGKHGLKTIIDVVINHGSPAYTMPKPQADFGKLYDKNGKLVSDHMNLKPESLSPKANPKHAWFNTKPDLAQLADINVENPQALKYFTDAYLQWLGQGASAMRLDTVKHVPAKVWGQFSKIIRVQYPNLFMFGEVYSYDAKQIAKYTYPEFGGMSVLDFPLKQAMDNVFANGKGFEALSSALHLTKGPYANPYELSTFYDNHDMPRMNADDNGFIDAHNLLFTSRGIPVVYYGSEMGFMRGKGEHFGNRNYYGVNNIQKAKKHKIAQQLKQIAKVRKENIALQKGLQIVEELKGAKAVFYRVYQHDGVSQTALVMLNKGDKAQTFSMPENIQTGRWENAVTGEKVDIKTQSRVTVPAHGVQVLLYNAEITSKPLIKALTASMQQRLGTKTQL